Genomic window (Vespa velutina chromosome 16, iVesVel2.1, whole genome shotgun sequence):
TAATGTACCTTATAATAGGTAAGTAAAATCATAATTCTGACTTTTTGCTTTGTTTCATGTTTAAgattagaaaaagtttttacgGCTGGACGTAGATGATTTGTAACAAATGATTTTGTCCTATCTAATatctaaaagaataaaaaaaatgacaatgaAAACTTATCAATggttgataatttttaatataaattgaaatattcttaCCTCTTTAGGTTCTTCTTTGATTATAGGCAGTTTCACTTCCATAAAATCGAAACCCTGGCACAGTGTCTTATCCAAAGTATAAATAGGTTTTTCCATTAATCTAGCAACTGGCGTTGATTTctcaataacaatatttacaaCATTTTCTACCATATCGAATGCCCAATTAACAAACGTATTTGCTCCCTTCATACGATCATAAACTTTCGTAGATttgtcaaataaataattcaaacttGGTATCTTTCTAGCACGATCTACAGATTGAATCCTATATAACTTATCCGTTAATTTTACTTCCATGATCGCAAACATACATCAGAATATACTTCCATAGACACAACAGTCTATTTATAGAGTATACTTTTAAGAACTGtaagaaaagtttttatttgaattattgaaTAAGAAGAactataatcaatattatgaaaaactacaaataatttacattaatgTATTCGATTAATGTACAcgacattaattatattcgaagTATTaactacaaataaatatataattaacaaaatttgtaaagaaaaatattcattttatatttaaaaaaaaagtgtttaaACGTAATGTTTAAAACTCTTCATTTTGATAGGTGCAtagtatgtttatatacaaaCACGTGATTATTTGATTCTACGTAAATCTCATTTCTGAgtgaattgtaaatatatgtagtatacaatagatatttttaattgtcacTTACTCGTTATAATCGCTTATTATCACGTATGTATTTAGTTCCACATCACAACAGTTACTTGAACATTACATTATGTATTAACAGAAGCGCGTACCTTGATCTCTGattcatttcaatattaattttttcaatattaatgtttattccAATTGTCgggagaattttctttcttgtatcCTCTTAATAAGTAGTCTTTACctcttgttattttatatttatctctttttcttcttctatcataTGGCCATGACGGGTTTACACAGTTTTAGAACATTAACCAGGTTAAGTTCAGGACAGTTGATAGGGCTAAATGTTATATTGATGCTTTGATTTTGATTGTTACCGCTAGGAATCGCTACTgtatatttttcgtaaatagcataaaaatacaaattaatgataaataaagaatcattaattaaccattatttatgatattattcatACCTTGTTAATGCAATATGTCAATATGACTTTAATATCTAATTCtcatttacatataatacattaaatacaTCAGAGTGGCGgattttaaaaaacaaaatttttttttttatctcatcaTTTCTatccatttttaatattttctactagaagaaaataatacctatgtatttaaaattttatttactaaaTTTATCAGTTATCTTTCTCCATA
Coding sequences:
- the LOC124954933 gene encoding perilipin-2-like; its protein translation is MFAIMEVKLTDKLYRIQSVDRARKIPSLNYLFDKSTKVYDRMKGANTFVNWAFDMVENVVNIVIEKSTPVARLMEKPIYTLDKTLCQGFDFMEVKLPIIKEEPKEILDRTKSFVTNHLRPAVKTFSNLKHETKQKVRIMILLTYYKVHYLRLYSWQQADRVMSTQTGISILKTVDNTTHLVELILDKYLPASHEEIEEDTEELCSEHAKLHHTVERLTEFGSRASRRIYLALVEHSQHMYKIEILILILYALIVIQTMKVLEILFTFVFKLFSSYAYFFFLGILHILQWTYS